Genomic window (Pseudomonas hydrolytica):
AAGGTGCGCACGAAATACTCGGCGTTATCCAGCATGAATTGATAACGCGCCCTTGGCGGAATCGCGGCGAAGGTCTCGAAGGGATTGGCGCGGCGCTGCGCCCCATAGCCCGGCACGGCCTCCAGCGGCCAGTCTTCGCCGAAGAACAGCTCCTGCACGCGCGCCAGCCCGGCATCGCTCAGTGGGTAGGTGATATGGGTCTTGTGCACGATGACGCCCTGGATCGGCCACAAGCGATAGTGGAACTCGGTACCCGGATCGTCGTTGGGGCGACGCGTGGCGATGGGATCGATGGGCTGGCCACTGGGCGTGCGCGAGCGCACCAGCTGGAAGAAATGCCCGGGTTCGCCGCCAGCGAAGTGCAGATGGGCGAGAAACAGATGCTCGTACAACCAGCGCGAAACCAGGTCCTGCCGCGCGCCAGGGGCATTGAGAAACGCCTCCCACCTGGCGATCTGCTCCAGCTCGGCGACCGAAGGCTGCAACTTCTGCTCGGCCACCGGCGCGCCCTGGGCCAGCCACCGCTGCAGCGTGGCGTACTCGTCATCGCTCAGGCCGGTGACCGCGAACGGCATGCCGCCGTGGGGATTCTTCTGCGCATAGGCGGCGAACTCACCCGGCAATGGGCAGCTGTTGCTGCGGGTGATGGCGATATCGAGGTTGCCGGGCAGCTTGGCGTTGGGTTCGAGCGGCTGGCTACGGCCCAGCTCCAGCATGCGTTTGATCAGCGCCGCCTGGCCATTCTCGCCAGCGAGCACCGAATGAAAGCCGCGCTGGCGCCAGGCCGCCTCTCCCTGTGCATCCAGATACAGCCGTGTGGTCGCCTGCGCCTTGCTGCGCGTGCCGTCGTACACCGGCTGCTTGCTGGCGCCGCGCAACATGCCCTCGCCGCTGCCCAGGTTGAGCTGGCAAGGTGCGTCATAGCACGCATGGCACGCTATGCACTTGTGGGTGAGGATGGGCTGGACGTCGTCGATGTAGGAGATCGCTTCGGCACGGGCCAGGCCTGCTGCGATGGAAAGAAAAAACAGGGCAGCAGGCTTGAGCATGGCCACATCCTTGATTGCGATGCTGGCAATTCTAACGAGACGGCGCGCCCAGCAACATGAATGAAATTCATGGAAACTGCCCAGGCGCTCCAGAACCCTGCAGCTTTGCTATCATCGCGCACCTTTGTTCCCGCTTTGCTCAGGTAGTTCTCATGTCCGATCGCAGCGCCCGCCTCCAAGCCCTCCAGCAAGCCCTGAAGGAGCGCATCCTGATCCTCGACGGCGGCATGGGCACCATGATCCAGAGCTACAAGCTGGAAGAGGCCGACTACCGCGGCGAGCGCTTTGCCGACTGGCCGAGCGACGTCAAGGGCAACAACGACTTGCTGCTGCTGACCCAGCCGCAGATCATCGCCGCCATCGAGAAGGCCTATCTGGATGCCGGCGCCGACATCCTGGAAACCAACACCTTCAACGCCACCCGCGTGTCGCAGGCCGACTACGACATGGAGGAACTGGTCTACGAGCTGAACCTGGCCGGCGCCCGCGTGGCCCGTGAAGTCTGTGATGCCAAGACGCTGGAAACCCCGGATCGCCCGCGCTTCGTCGCAGGCGTTCTAGGCCCGACCAGCCGCACCTGCTCGATCTCCCCGGACGTCAACGACCCAGGCTTTCGCAACGTCACCTTCGACGAACTGGTGGAGAACTACACCGAGGCCACCCGCGGCCTGATCGAGGGCGGCGCCGACCTGATCCTGATCGAAACCATCTTCGACACCCTCAACGCCAAGGCGGCGATCTTCGCCGTGCAGCAGGTGTTCGAGGAAGACGGCGTCGAGCTGCCGATCATGATCTCCGGCACCATTACCGACGCTTCCGGCCGCACCCTGTCCGGCCAGACCACCGAGGCGTTCTGGAACTCGGTACGCCACGCCAAGCCGATTTCCGTGGGTCTGAACTGCGCCCTCGGCGCCAAGGACTTGCGCCCGTACCTGGAAGAGCTGGCCAACAAGGCCGACACCCATGTGTCCGCACACCCCAACGCCGGCCTGCCCAACGCCTTCGGCGAGTACGACGAGTCGCCCGCCGAGATGGCGGCGGTAGTCGAAGAGTTCGCCGCTTCGGGTTTCCTCAACATCATCGGCGGTTGCTGCGGCACCACTCCGGCGCACATCCAGGCGATCGCCGAGGCGGTGGCCAAGTACCCGCCGCGCGTGATCCCGGACATTCCCAAGGCCTGTCGCCTGTCGGGCCTGGAGCCCTTCACCATCGACCGCAACTCGCTGTTCGTGAACGTCGGCGAGCGCACCAACATCACCGGCTCGGCCAAGTTCGCCCGTCTGATCCGCGAAGAGAACTACACCGAGGCTCTGGAAGTCGCCCTGCAGCAGGTGGAAGCCGGCGCCCAGGTGATCGATATCAACATGGACGAGGGCATGCTGGACTCCAAGGCCGCCATGGTCAGGTTCCTCAACCTGATCGCCGGCGAGCCGGACATCTCTCGCGTGCCGATCATGATCGACTCCTCCAAGTGGGAGGTGATCGAAGCGGGCCTGAAATGCATCCAGGGCAAGGGCATCGTTAACTCCATCTCCATGAAGGAAGGCGTCGAGCAGTTCAAGCATCACGCCCGCCTGTGCAAGCGCTATGGCGCCGCCGTGGTGGTGATGGCCTTCGACGAGGTCGGCCAGGCCGACACCGCCGCGCGCAAGAAGGAAATCTGCCAGCGCAGCTACGACATCCTGGTCAATGAAGTGGGCTTCCCGCCGGAAGACATCATCTTCGACCCGAATATCTTCGCCGTGGCCACCGGCATCGAGGAGCACAACAACTACGCGGTGGACTTCATCGAAGCCTGCGCCTATATCCGTGAGCATCTACCATTCGCCCTATCGAGTGGCGGCGTGTCCAACGTGTCGTTCTCCTTCCGCGGCAACAACCCGGTGCGCGAAGCGATCCACTCGGTGTTCCTCTACTACGCGATCCAGAACGGCCTGACCATGGGCATCGTCAACGCCGGCCAGCTGGAGATCTACGACGAGATTCCCAAGGAGCTGCGCGACGCGGTCGAGGACGTGGTGCTCAACCGCAATGACGGCGCCACCGAGGCGCTGCTGGCCATCGCCGACAAGTACAAGGGCGACGGCGCCGCCAAGGAAGTCGAGAACGAGGAATGGCGCTCGCTGCCGGTGGACAAGCGCCTGGAACACGCGCTGGTCAAGGGCATCACCGCCTTCATCGTCGAAGACACCGAAGAGTGCCGTCAGCAGTGCGCGCGCCCGATCGAGGTGATCGAAGGCCCGCTGATGGCCGGCATGAACGTGGTCGGCGACCTGTTCGGCTCGGGCAAGATGTTCCTGCCCCAGGTGGTCAAGTCCGCCCGGGTGATGAAGCAGGCCGTGGCGCACCTGATCCCCTTCATCGAAGCCGAGAAAGGCGACAAGCCGGAGGCCAAGGGCAAGATCCTCATGGCCACGGTCAAGGGCGACGTGCACGACATCGGCAAGAATATCGTCGGCGTGGTTCTTGGGTGTAATGGCTACGATATCGTCGACCTGGGCGTGATGGTGCCGGCGGAGAAGATCTTGCAGACCGCCCGCGACGAGAAATGCGACATCATCGGCCTGTCCGGGCTGATCACCCCCTCGCTGGACGAGATGGTCCACGTGGCCAAGGAAATGCAGCGCCAGGGCTTCACCCTGCCGCTGATGATCGGCGGCGCCACCACCTCCAAGGCGCACACGGCGGTGAAGATCGACCCGCAGTACAGCAACGACGCCGTGGTCTACGTCACCGACGCCTCACGCGCCGTGGGCGTGGCCACCCAGCTGCTGTCCAAGGAGCTGAAGGCCGACTTCGTGCAGAAGACCCGCGAGGAGTACGTGGTGGTGCGCGAGCGCACCTCGGCACGCGCCTCGCGCACCGAGCGCCTGGGCTATGCCGATGCCATCGCCAACAAGCCGGCCTTCGACTGGAACGGCTACATCGCGCCCAAACCGAGCTTTACCGGCGCCCAGGTGCTGGACGACATCGACCTGGCGACCCTGGCCGAATACATCGACTGGACGCCCTTCTTCATCTCCTGGGACCTGGCCGGTAAGTACCCGCGCATCCTCACCGACGAGATCGTCGGCGAAGCGGCCACCAGCCTGTTCAACGACGCCCAGGCGATGCTGAAGAAGCTGATCGACGAGAAGCTGATCAAGGCCCGTGCCGTTTTCGGCTTCTGGCCGGCCAACCAGGTCGCTCATGACGACATCGAAGTCTACGGCGACGACGGCAAGCCCCTGGCCAAGCTGCACCACCTGCGCCAGCAAACCATCAAGCCCGACGGCAAGCCGAACCTGTCGCTGGCCGATTTCGTCGCGCCCAAGGAAAGTGGTGTGACCGACTACGTGGGCGGCTTCATCACCACCGCCGGCATCGGCGCCGAGGAACTGGCCAAGGCCTATGAGGCCAAGGGCGACGATTACAACTCGATCATGGTCAAGGCCCTGGCCGACCGCCTGGCCGAGGCCTGCGCCGAGTGGCTGCACGAGCGGGTGCGCAAGGAGTACTGGGGCTACGCAGCGGACGAGCAACTGGACAACGAGGCGCTGATCCGCGAGCAGTACAAGGGCATCCGCCCTGCCCCTGGCTACCCGGCCTGCCCGGATCACACCGAGAAGGCCACGCTGTTCAAGCTGCTCGACCCCGAGGCCGACTACAACAAGGCCGGCCGCAGCGGTGTGTTCCTCACCGAGCACTACGCCATGTTCCCGGCCGCCGCCGTATCCGGCTGGTACTTCGCTCACCCCGAGGCGCAGTACTTCGCCGTGGGCAAGGTCGACAAGGATCAGATCGAGCAGTACAGCAAGCGCAAGGGTCAGGACATCGCCGTCAGCGAACGCTGGCTGGCGCCGAACCTCGGCTACGACGATTAAGCACTGCGGCCCCGGCTTGTCTATTCAGACAGGCCGGGGCGGCCGCAAAAAAACCGAACTCCGCCGACAGCGCCGCGCTCCAAGCCATATCGAGCCAATCCGGCTCATGCGACGGAGCGACGACATGTACAAGCACAGCCTTGCCGTACTGGCCGTGGCGGCCACGCTCGCAGGTTGCTCGACCATCGAGAACCCTGTGGACTACGTGACCTTCCGCGACGAACCACTGGTCAAGCAGGTCGATCACGGCATGACCCAGGAACAGGTACGCACCCTTGGCGGCCCGCCCTCCTCACAGGTCGAGCACAGTCTCAGCGGCAGCACCTGCAACAACTACGTGCTCAATGTCGACGGGCACGAACAGCCCTACTACGTGAATTTCGACGTCAACGGCCGTGTCGACAGCAAGGGCTTCATGACCTGCGCGCAGTATCACGAAAACAGACGCCGCCTCTGAACGAACCTTGCCCTGCTGCCGTTGGCAGCGGGGCAAGGCCTGACTGCGCGTGCGCTTAGAAAATCAGCTTGAACAGACCGATCACCACGATCAGGCCGATAATGAAGATGATGCCAACGGTGCCGCCGAGAAATTTCAACATACTGATGCTCCCTCTTTAATTTCGGATTCATCAGTTGTGACCCTGCCTCGGCGGCCAGGGTTTAGCATTTTTCTCTCGCGTCTTGCCCGCGGGTGCGAAGAGCGAGGATCAGGCCCCCGGTCGACGCACGATCTTGATGCTGTATTCCATCTGCGGCTTGCGCGTCATGCTCACGGCTCGACGGGTCACGGTATCCAGGGTGATGTTCCAGAAGCCGCTGGAGGGCACGCGGATCTTCGCCGGAAACTTGATGAAGGCGCCGCCGTGGTAACTATGCCGGCCGCGGTTCCTGAACGCACGGAAGTTGGCATCGTTCATCAGGCGGATGTTGCAGGGCTGCGAACACTGGATAACCACCAGATCGCCCTCTTCCAGATGCTCGCGTTGATGGATGAATTTCATCGTTTTCGGACTCGGCGGTGAAACGGGGGCGCCATACTGCCGCAAGCCGTTCGCCATCGCCAGTTCGGCTGACGACTCGCTTGCGCGCGACCTTGCCGCTGCCTAGGATGCGCCCCCACCCTTGCCCCGTCCTGAACCGATGAACGCGCTGCTCGATCGCATTCCCGCCCTGCTTGCCTGGACACGCCGTTATCCCGGGTTGATCGCCCTGTTCGGCTTTTGCTCGGGCCTGGCCAGCTTTCTGCTGGTCGATCGTCAGGCGCATCTGGCCAAGGTGCTGGGGGTGGTGCTGCTGGTGAGCTGGCTCTGGCTGATGCTGGAAAACCTGCTGCGTGAGCGCATCGCCCGGCGTTTCGGCTTCGAACTGCCGCTGCCGCTACTGCGCTATGCAACGCAGATGATCCATCAGGAAAGCCTGTTCTTCGTCCTCCCGTTCTTCCTCATCACCACCACCTGGAACAGCGGACAGTTGCTGTTCAGCGGCCTGCTGGCCGCAGCGGCCCTGGTATCCATTACCGACCCGCTGTACTACCGCTGGCTGGCACCGCGCCGCTGGCTGCTGCTGGTGTTCCATAGCCTGGCGCTGTTCGCGGTGATGCTCACCGCCCTGCCGATCATCTTCCATCTCAGCACGCCGCAGAGCTACGGCATCGCCCTGACCCTGGCGACGCTGCTGGCACTGCCGAGCCTGCCCGGGCTGATCGGCGGCGCCGGCTGGCGACGCACGCTGGCCCTCGCACTGTTGCCGCTGGCCCTGGCCGGCGGCGGCTGGATGGCGCGGGTCTGGGTGCCACCGGCCACCCTGTGGCTGGCCGACGTCGCCATCAGCGACCGTTTCGACGGCCAATTGCGCACGCCGGGAGAGCCGCTCACCACCGTCACCCTGGCGCAGCTGCAAGATGACGGGCTGTACGCCTATACCGCGATCAATGCCCCGCGCGGTCTGAACGAGCGCATCTATCACCTCTGGCAGCACAACGGGCGCGAAGTCGACCGCATCGCCCTGGACATTCACGGCGGGCGCAAGGAAGGCTACCGCGCCTGGACCCACAAGCTGAATTTCCCCCACGACCCGCAGGGCCGCTGGCAGGTGCGAGTGGTCACAGAGGCCGGGCAGATGATCGGCGTGCTGCGCTTCGACGTGGTCGACGCCGCGGCCAAGTGATAGCATCCGCGCCCCATGCAGCTCGCCGACCTCACTCAACGCCTCGCCGCCCTTGGCGCCAAACCCCAGCATATCGGGCGGATCACGCGCGCCTGGTTGCAGGGCAAACCCCTGGACACCGGCACCAAGCACCAGAAGACCGAGAACTTCCTGCCGCTCTCCGTGCGCCAGGGGTTGCCGGCAATTGCTGCGGAACTGGACGCGCTGGTCCGGCTGCGCTCCGAGCATCCGGGGGCCGATGGTTCGGCGCGCCTGCTGGTGGAGCTGGCCGACAAGCAGATGGTGGAAAGCGTGCTGCTGCCGCGCGACGGCCTGTGCATCTCCAGCCAGGTCGGTTGCGCCGTGGGTTGCGTGTTCTGCATGACCGGCAAAAGCGGCCTGCTGCGCCAGCTCAGCAGCGCCGAGATGGTGGCCCAGGTCGCGCTGGGCCGGCGCTTTCGCCCGGTGAAGAAGGTGGTGTTCATGGGCATGGGCGAGCCGGCGCACAACCTCGACAACGTGCTCGAGGCCATCGACCTGCTCGGTACCGAGGGCGGCATCGGCCACAAGAACCTGGTGTTCTCCACGGTGGGCGATCCTCGGGTATTCGAGCGCCTGCCGCAGCAGCGCGTGCGCCCTGCCCTGGCCCTGTCGCTGCATACCACCGATGCCGAGCTGCGTCAGCGCCTGCTGCCCAAGGCGCCTCGCATCGATCCCGAACAGCTGATGGAACTGGGCGAGGCCTACGCGCGCAGCATCGACTACCCCATCCAGTACCAGTGGACGCTGCTCAAGGGCATCAACGACAGCCAGCAAGAGATGGACAACATCCTGCGTCTGTTCAAGGGCAAGTTCGCCGTGCTCAACCTGATCCCCTACAACAGCCTGGACGCCGACGACTACCAGCGTCCGGACGGCGAACGCATCGTGCAGATGGTGCGCTACCTGCACAGCCGTGGTGTGCTGACCAAGGTGCGCAACAGCGCCGGTCAGGATATCGACGGGGGCTGCGGGCAGCTACGGGCGCGTGCCGTGGACCTGGTAAACACCAGCCGACTGCGTCTTTCTCGCCGCTGAGCCCTCAAGAACGAGGCTTGCAAGCCGATAAGAGATGGGAATAGCCTCAGCAAGGCAATATGCCATCACCGTACTAAGCTGATAGTACCTGTCCTGCATGGATGCAGCCCCGTCGTTTCGGCGCTCCAGGAGCCATCCATGAAAATCGCTCACAAGGTCGGCATCGCAGCCGCTACCGTTCTCTTTCTCACCACCAGCCTGCTGTCGCTGCTGCAGGTCAGCCAGGTGCGCGACACCCTGCGCGGCCAGGTGGAAGCCAGCATTTCCGAATCGAGCAACGCGCTGGCCAGGCAGATCGAGAACTGGCTCAACGCCAAGCTGCGCCTGATCGATCTGATGGCGCAGACCATCGACAGCAACTACAGCCCGCAGGAGATCCAGCGGGTGTTCGATGCGCCGCTGCTGAAAAACGAATTCATCCTGGTATTCGGAGCACTGGAAGCGGACGGCAAGCCGATCAAGAACAGTGACGACTGGAAGCCCAGCCCTGACTGGGACGGCCGCAAGCGCCCCTGGTACGCCACCGGCAAGAGCGGCAGCCAGGCCATGCTGACGGAACCCTATGTGGACTCCACCACCAATGAGATTCTCATCTCCGCCGTGGCCCGAATCAGCGATGCGGGCCAGTTTCTCGGCGCCTTCGGCGGCGATATCCGCCTGCAGTCGGTGGCCGACGCGGTCAACACCCTGGATTTCAACGGCGCCGGCTATGCCTTCCTGCTGAGCCGGTCGGGCAACATCATTTCCCACCCCAACGCCGACTACAACGGCAAGTCCTACAGCGAACTGTTCGACGGCCAGAGCCCGGCATTGGGTAAGGAGCTGCGCGAAGTGCAAGCCGGCGGCAAGAGCCTGCTGCTGTCCTTCACCCCGCTGCCCAACCTGCGCGGCATGGACTGGTACATCGGCGTGGTGCTGGACGAAAGCGTGGTCATGGCCGAAGCCAATCGCCTGACCTGGCTGGCAGTGATCGGTACCGTGATCGGCGTCGCCATCAGCCTGGTGGTGCTCGGCGTGCTGATGAACAGCCTGCTCAAACCGCTGGGCCTGCTCAGCACCTCGCTGCGCGAGATCAACAGCGGCGAAGGCGACCTGACGCGCCGCCTGGCCATCACCAGCAACGACGAGATCGGCGAGCTGTCGCAGGAGTTCAACCGTTTCCTGCAGACCTTGCAGACCCTGATCGGCGACGTGATGGGCAGCTCGCAGCAGGTGCGCGAGAGCACCGCCCTCACCTCCCACGAATCCGAGCAGGCCGCTCGCCGGCTGCAGGAACAGCTGCAGGAGCTGGACCAGCTGGCCACCGCGATGCAGGAGATGGCGTCCACCGCCGAAGAGGTGGCGCGCAACGCCCAGGCCGCAGCCCAGGCGGCCGTGGCCGCCAACGAAGAAACCGAAAACGGCGTTCGCGTGGTGTCGCAGTCCAGCTCGGCCATTCGCCATCTGGCCGACGAGATGGACGAAACCAGCCATGCGATCAACGAGCTGGCCAAGCTCAGCCACAACATCGAGTCGATCCTCCAGGTGATCACCAGCATCGCCGAGCAGACCAATCTGCTGGCGCTGAACGCGGCCATCGAAGCAGCGCGCGCAGGCGAGTCCGGCCGCGGCTTCGCCGTGGTCGCCGACGAGGTGCGCTCGCTGGCCTCGCGCACGCAGCAGGCCACCCAGGAAATCCGCCAGATGATCGACCAGCTGCAAGGCGGCGTGCGTCAGGCCGAGAGCCGCATGCAGCAGAGCCGCGATACCGCCAGCAAGACCGCCGAGGAAGCCGGCGCGGCCAACGACATGCTCGGGCGCATTCGCGAGGCGATCACCCGCATCAACGACATGAACCTGCAGATCGCCACCGCCGCCGAGGAGCAGAGCGCTACCACCGAGGAAATCAACCGCAACACCACCAACATTCGCGACATCAGCCATGAACTGGCCGGCGGCGCCGAACAGCAGGTACGCCAATGCGCCTCGATGGTGGAACAGGTGGGCCAGCAGGACCGTCTGCTCGGCCGCTTCAAGGTCTGAAGCAACAGCGCAGGGCGACAGCCAGGCTGTCGCCGCCTCATTTCATCAGGCTTTCCATGCGCCCGGCCAGCGCCTGCGCCAGACGCCGACGCCAGGCCGGGCTGCGCGGGTCGGCCAGCACCCTGTCCTCATGCACGAAGCTGCGGATGATGGCGTTGTAGCCCAGCCAGCGGCAGGGTTCCGGCTCCCAGCGGCGCAGGCTGGCAACCGGGCTGTCGGGATGTACCCAGGGCTGGCGCAACAGCAGGCTGTCGCGGCCGAGGATGAGATCGGCCAGGGTCCGCCCGCCAAGGTTGCTGGCGCCCACGCCCTCGCCACCGTAGCCGCCGGCCAGGGCGATGCGGTTGCGCGTATCGCGCAGCATGTGCGGCTGGAAGCCCCGCGCCATGCCCAGATTGCCGCCCCAGGAATGGGTGAAGCGCACGTTGCGCAGTTGCGGGAAGAGCTCGGCCATCAGGTAACGGCGCAGGCCGAGCTCGTCCTCGGTCAGGTTGAAATCGCTGCGCAGGCGCCCGCCAAAACGGTAGCCACCGCGAGCACCGAAGATCAGGCGATCATCGCGGCTGCGCTGACCGTAGGTAACCTGCCGGCTGAACTCGCTGAAGGCCTGGCCACGCTCCAGGCCGATACCGGCCCAGACATCCGCCGGCAGCTGCTCGGTGGCGACGATCAGACTCTGTACTGGCAACTGGTGATTGCCCAAGGGCGCCAGAGTAGCGGCGTAGCCTTCGATGGCCGGCACCACCCAGTCTGCCGTGACGCGGCCGTGCGCAGTGCGCACCTGGCCCGGCT
Coding sequences:
- a CDS encoding RNA methyltransferase; the encoded protein is MQLADLTQRLAALGAKPQHIGRITRAWLQGKPLDTGTKHQKTENFLPLSVRQGLPAIAAELDALVRLRSEHPGADGSARLLVELADKQMVESVLLPRDGLCISSQVGCAVGCVFCMTGKSGLLRQLSSAEMVAQVALGRRFRPVKKVVFMGMGEPAHNLDNVLEAIDLLGTEGGIGHKNLVFSTVGDPRVFERLPQQRVRPALALSLHTTDAELRQRLLPKAPRIDPEQLMELGEAYARSIDYPIQYQWTLLKGINDSQQEMDNILRLFKGKFAVLNLIPYNSLDADDYQRPDGERIVQMVRYLHSRGVLTKVRNSAGQDIDGGCGQLRARAVDLVNTSRLRLSRR
- a CDS encoding DUF5924 family protein, with protein sequence MNALLDRIPALLAWTRRYPGLIALFGFCSGLASFLLVDRQAHLAKVLGVVLLVSWLWLMLENLLRERIARRFGFELPLPLLRYATQMIHQESLFFVLPFFLITTTWNSGQLLFSGLLAAAALVSITDPLYYRWLAPRRWLLLVFHSLALFAVMLTALPIIFHLSTPQSYGIALTLATLLALPSLPGLIGGAGWRRTLALALLPLALAGGGWMARVWVPPATLWLADVAISDRFDGQLRTPGEPLTTVTLAQLQDDGLYAYTAINAPRGLNERIYHLWQHNGREVDRIALDIHGGRKEGYRAWTHKLNFPHDPQGRWQVRVVTEAGQMIGVLRFDVVDAAAK
- a CDS encoding methyl-accepting chemotaxis protein, whose product is MKIAHKVGIAAATVLFLTTSLLSLLQVSQVRDTLRGQVEASISESSNALARQIENWLNAKLRLIDLMAQTIDSNYSPQEIQRVFDAPLLKNEFILVFGALEADGKPIKNSDDWKPSPDWDGRKRPWYATGKSGSQAMLTEPYVDSTTNEILISAVARISDAGQFLGAFGGDIRLQSVADAVNTLDFNGAGYAFLLSRSGNIISHPNADYNGKSYSELFDGQSPALGKELREVQAGGKSLLLSFTPLPNLRGMDWYIGVVLDESVVMAEANRLTWLAVIGTVIGVAISLVVLGVLMNSLLKPLGLLSTSLREINSGEGDLTRRLAITSNDEIGELSQEFNRFLQTLQTLIGDVMGSSQQVRESTALTSHESEQAARRLQEQLQELDQLATAMQEMASTAEEVARNAQAAAQAAVAANEETENGVRVVSQSSSAIRHLADEMDETSHAINELAKLSHNIESILQVITSIAEQTNLLALNAAIEAARAGESGRGFAVVADEVRSLASRTQQATQEIRQMIDQLQGGVRQAESRMQQSRDTASKTAEEAGAANDMLGRIREAITRINDMNLQIATAAEEQSATTEEINRNTTNIRDISHELAGGAEQQVRQCASMVEQVGQQDRLLGRFKV
- the metH gene encoding methionine synthase yields the protein MSDRSARLQALQQALKERILILDGGMGTMIQSYKLEEADYRGERFADWPSDVKGNNDLLLLTQPQIIAAIEKAYLDAGADILETNTFNATRVSQADYDMEELVYELNLAGARVAREVCDAKTLETPDRPRFVAGVLGPTSRTCSISPDVNDPGFRNVTFDELVENYTEATRGLIEGGADLILIETIFDTLNAKAAIFAVQQVFEEDGVELPIMISGTITDASGRTLSGQTTEAFWNSVRHAKPISVGLNCALGAKDLRPYLEELANKADTHVSAHPNAGLPNAFGEYDESPAEMAAVVEEFAASGFLNIIGGCCGTTPAHIQAIAEAVAKYPPRVIPDIPKACRLSGLEPFTIDRNSLFVNVGERTNITGSAKFARLIREENYTEALEVALQQVEAGAQVIDINMDEGMLDSKAAMVRFLNLIAGEPDISRVPIMIDSSKWEVIEAGLKCIQGKGIVNSISMKEGVEQFKHHARLCKRYGAAVVVMAFDEVGQADTAARKKEICQRSYDILVNEVGFPPEDIIFDPNIFAVATGIEEHNNYAVDFIEACAYIREHLPFALSSGGVSNVSFSFRGNNPVREAIHSVFLYYAIQNGLTMGIVNAGQLEIYDEIPKELRDAVEDVVLNRNDGATEALLAIADKYKGDGAAKEVENEEWRSLPVDKRLEHALVKGITAFIVEDTEECRQQCARPIEVIEGPLMAGMNVVGDLFGSGKMFLPQVVKSARVMKQAVAHLIPFIEAEKGDKPEAKGKILMATVKGDVHDIGKNIVGVVLGCNGYDIVDLGVMVPAEKILQTARDEKCDIIGLSGLITPSLDEMVHVAKEMQRQGFTLPLMIGGATTSKAHTAVKIDPQYSNDAVVYVTDASRAVGVATQLLSKELKADFVQKTREEYVVVRERTSARASRTERLGYADAIANKPAFDWNGYIAPKPSFTGAQVLDDIDLATLAEYIDWTPFFISWDLAGKYPRILTDEIVGEAATSLFNDAQAMLKKLIDEKLIKARAVFGFWPANQVAHDDIEVYGDDGKPLAKLHHLRQQTIKPDGKPNLSLADFVAPKESGVTDYVGGFITTAGIGAEELAKAYEAKGDDYNSIMVKALADRLAEACAEWLHERVRKEYWGYAADEQLDNEALIREQYKGIRPAPGYPACPDHTEKATLFKLLDPEADYNKAGRSGVFLTEHYAMFPAAAVSGWYFAHPEAQYFAVGKVDKDQIEQYSKRKGQDIAVSERWLAPNLGYDD
- a CDS encoding DUF1883 domain-containing protein, with amino-acid sequence MKFIHQREHLEEGDLVVIQCSQPCNIRLMNDANFRAFRNRGRHSYHGGAFIKFPAKIRVPSSGFWNITLDTVTRRAVSMTRKPQMEYSIKIVRRPGA
- a CDS encoding NAD(P)/FAD-dependent oxidoreductase — its product is MNPWRNISLWMDQLEEPLQPRASLQGDLQADVVVVGAGYTGLWTAYYLKRQAPQLQVVILEAETAGFGASGRNGGWLMGNLLGEDRLLAGLPTAERKAAFELLHGIPDEVAAVASREGIDCELQKGGVLYCAARYPEQEARLREYLGELRALGLSEDDYRWLAPNELAEQLRVANAYGALYSPHCATIQPARLARGLARCVEGLGVELHERSPVIDWQPGQVRTAHGRVTADWVVPAIEGYAATLAPLGNHQLPVQSLIVATEQLPADVWAGIGLERGQAFSEFSRQVTYGQRSRDDRLIFGARGGYRFGGRLRSDFNLTEDELGLRRYLMAELFPQLRNVRFTHSWGGNLGMARGFQPHMLRDTRNRIALAGGYGGEGVGASNLGGRTLADLILGRDSLLLRQPWVHPDSPVASLRRWEPEPCRWLGYNAIIRSFVHEDRVLADPRSPAWRRRLAQALAGRMESLMK
- the osmE gene encoding osmotically-inducible lipoprotein OsmE, yielding MYKHSLAVLAVAATLAGCSTIENPVDYVTFRDEPLVKQVDHGMTQEQVRTLGGPPSSQVEHSLSGSTCNNYVLNVDGHEQPYYVNFDVNGRVDSKGFMTCAQYHENRRRL